A window from Chitinophaga filiformis encodes these proteins:
- a CDS encoding sodium:solute symporter — MIKTPDIIISIVYILIIVSIGLWAGLKKMKAGSASNDYFLAGKSLRWPMIGMALFATNISCLHLVSLAQSGFDEGLLSGNFEWMAAFTLILLALFFAPFYIRSGVSTLPDFLERRYNRACRDWLTFISIISAITVHIAFSLLTGGIVLETLLGIDMYTSVTVIAAITAVYTIIGGLRAVVVTESIQTVVLVSGAVIITVICLHKMGGWNAMTATLQEHQELHKLKMLRPSGDGSQLPWYAVFLGYPVLGIWYWCADQTIVQRILGAKDENHARTGTLFCGFIKILPVFIFILPGLLAGTLAQKGLLDISAIQYVDASGNAAVNSKGIYTLMITQLVPTGLAGIIVAALLSGLMSQVSGALNSISTLVSFDLYKRFKPSASEQELVRMGRVSAGIALVLSILLLPLLNNYSSLFNGVNDIISHIAPPITCVFLLGIFWKKASARAAQITLLAGSTLGALVYAINKIYPYTFLKEIPFLMMAFYLFVACCIIQVSFSLLYPMQHTTISGALYWKSPLEPLQDKGWNGLGNYKVLSALLLLVMIVLYVIFK; from the coding sequence ATGATAAAAACGCCGGACATCATCATCAGCATCGTGTACATACTGATCATTGTAAGTATAGGGCTCTGGGCAGGTCTGAAAAAGATGAAAGCGGGCAGCGCCTCCAATGATTATTTCCTGGCCGGCAAATCCTTACGCTGGCCGATGATCGGCATGGCCTTATTTGCCACCAATATCTCCTGCCTGCACCTGGTTAGCCTGGCGCAAAGCGGATTTGACGAAGGACTGCTCAGTGGCAATTTTGAATGGATGGCCGCCTTTACACTCATCCTGCTGGCCTTATTCTTTGCGCCTTTCTATATCCGTAGCGGCGTCAGCACCTTACCCGATTTCCTGGAGAGGCGCTACAACCGGGCATGCAGGGACTGGCTGACATTCATCTCGATCATCTCTGCCATTACCGTTCACATTGCATTTTCCTTGCTTACAGGTGGCATTGTGCTGGAAACACTGTTAGGTATTGACATGTATACCAGCGTTACTGTTATTGCGGCAATTACGGCTGTGTATACTATTATCGGCGGACTGCGTGCAGTGGTAGTGACCGAGAGTATCCAGACAGTAGTGCTCGTAAGCGGCGCCGTGATCATCACGGTGATCTGCCTCCATAAAATGGGCGGATGGAATGCGATGACGGCAACTTTGCAGGAGCACCAGGAATTACATAAACTGAAGATGTTGCGTCCTTCCGGCGATGGCAGTCAGCTGCCCTGGTATGCGGTATTCCTGGGTTATCCGGTACTGGGCATCTGGTATTGGTGCGCCGATCAGACCATCGTACAGCGGATACTGGGTGCAAAAGACGAGAACCACGCCAGAACAGGGACATTGTTCTGCGGTTTTATCAAAATACTGCCGGTGTTCATCTTTATATTGCCGGGATTACTGGCAGGCACCCTGGCGCAAAAGGGATTACTGGATATCAGCGCCATTCAATATGTCGATGCTTCCGGCAATGCGGCTGTAAATAGCAAAGGTATCTACACACTGATGATCACCCAGCTGGTGCCGACCGGCCTGGCAGGCATCATAGTAGCAGCCTTACTATCCGGATTAATGAGCCAGGTATCGGGTGCATTGAACTCCATTTCAACACTGGTAAGCTTTGACCTGTACAAGCGCTTCAAGCCTTCAGCCAGTGAGCAGGAACTGGTGCGTATGGGACGCGTATCTGCAGGCATCGCCCTTGTGTTGTCTATCCTGCTCCTGCCCTTACTGAACAACTACAGCAGCCTTTTCAATGGTGTGAATGATATCATCTCACATATTGCACCGCCCATTACCTGTGTGTTCCTGCTGGGTATTTTCTGGAAGAAAGCATCCGCCAGGGCAGCACAGATCACACTACTGGCCGGCTCGACCCTGGGCGCACTGGTGTACGCCATCAACAAGATATACCCGTATACTTTCCTGAAAGAGATCCCTTTCCTGATGATGGCCTTTTATCTTTTTGTGGCCTGTTGCATTATCCAGGTTTCCTTCTCCCTGTTGTATCCTATGCAGCATACCACAATAAGCGGGGCGCTGTACTGGAAATCGCCGCTGGAACCATTGCAGGATAAGGGCTGGAATGGATTGGGGAATTATAAGGTCTTATCAGCATTGTTACTGTTGGTGATGATCGTACTATATGTCATTTTCAAATAG
- a CDS encoding enolase C-terminal domain-like protein, whose amino-acid sequence MIQHTSTKDVRYPLGQGAGSDAIHRDPVYSYAVTQLHDDSGLTGTGLAFTLGEGNDLVCKAADFYAAQLKGKDIEEVMASFGALFYQFSNEQQFRWLGPHKGVVHLGLASVTNACYDLWARKRGVPLWKLLIDLSPEALLNTLDLSYLEDELTREEALALIKAGSADKELRQQITAKGYPGYDTSIGWFNYSDDKVKENVKKAMAEGFTAMKLKVGSADPERDIRRANLVREAAGDAARIMLDANQQWTLPQALQICSKLQQMNPYWIEEPTHPDDVLAHQKLATAIAPLKLALGEHVPNRIIFKNYLQTKCAGFIQVDAVRVGGVSEFITISLLCRKFGVPVVPHVGDMGQLHQHLVLFNHIALGHEALFLEHIPHLQQHFRHPVRIREGVYQTPQEAGSSCDLII is encoded by the coding sequence ATGATACAACATACATCTACGAAAGACGTCCGCTATCCTTTAGGACAGGGAGCCGGCAGTGATGCCATACACCGCGACCCGGTCTATTCCTATGCCGTCACACAGTTACACGACGACAGCGGCCTTACAGGTACAGGCCTGGCCTTTACGCTTGGAGAAGGCAATGACCTGGTTTGCAAAGCGGCTGATTTCTACGCCGCGCAGCTGAAAGGGAAAGACATAGAAGAAGTGATGGCCAGCTTCGGGGCCCTCTTTTATCAGTTCTCCAACGAACAGCAATTCCGCTGGCTGGGACCACACAAAGGTGTGGTACACCTGGGACTGGCATCTGTGACAAATGCCTGTTACGACCTCTGGGCCAGGAAAAGAGGCGTGCCCCTCTGGAAACTGCTGATCGATCTGTCGCCCGAAGCCTTGCTGAACACCCTCGATCTCTCCTACCTGGAAGACGAGCTAACAAGAGAAGAGGCACTGGCATTGATCAAAGCCGGCAGCGCAGACAAAGAGCTCCGCCAGCAGATCACGGCAAAGGGCTATCCGGGTTACGATACCTCTATCGGCTGGTTCAATTACTCAGACGATAAAGTAAAAGAGAATGTAAAAAAAGCCATGGCGGAAGGTTTTACCGCCATGAAACTGAAAGTAGGATCTGCCGATCCTGAGCGGGACATCCGCCGGGCGAACCTTGTCAGGGAGGCGGCGGGAGACGCAGCCAGGATCATGCTGGATGCCAATCAGCAGTGGACATTACCACAGGCATTACAGATCTGCAGTAAACTGCAGCAGATGAACCCATACTGGATAGAAGAGCCTACCCATCCTGACGATGTACTGGCCCACCAAAAACTCGCCACCGCAATTGCCCCCCTGAAACTGGCACTGGGAGAGCATGTGCCGAACCGTATCATCTTCAAAAACTACCTGCAGACGAAATGCGCAGGTTTTATCCAGGTAGACGCGGTTCGCGTGGGCGGAGTGAGTGAATTTATCACCATCAGTCTCCTGTGCCGCAAATTCGGTGTTCCCGTAGTGCCGCATGTGGGCGATATGGGACAGCTCCATCAGCATCTTGTGCTCTTCAATCATATTGCCTTAGGACATGAAGCGCTGTTCCTCGAGCATATACCACATCTGCAGCAACATTTCAGGCATCCCGTCAGGATCCGGGAAGGCGTTTATCAAACACCCCAGGAGGCAGGCAGCAGCTGTGATCTTATCATCTAA
- a CDS encoding glycosyl hydrolase family 95 catalytic domain-containing protein gives MSRSIITIIVAALPAAYSTAQSHVLELKYDKPAKVWEETLPLGNGRLGMMPDGGIAAEKIVLNDITLWSGAPQDANNYEAYKQLPRIRQLLKEGRNDEAQALMDKDFICTGKGSGSVPFGCYQVLGELQIQFEGAGNSTPEQYERTLSLEQAMAICSYKADGVTYRREYFTSYGDDLGMIHLTADQPGKLNCRVTMSRPERSSSRTIGNALELYGQLDNGTDGKGMQYQATVKASSKDGAISTEGNTLVIRNASEIILYVAAGTDFRNPDFRKKISQTLAAAMKKSYAIQRKQHISNYSKLFNRVQLSLGKSSARTLTTDQRLAAFYNNAAADNELPVLFYQFGRYLLISSTRPGLLPPNLQGLWANQVQTPWNGDYHLDVNVQMNHWPAEVSNLSELNLPLAALVKGLVEPGRRSARAYYNAPGWVAHVITNVWGFTEPGESASWGATKSGSGWLCNNLWEHYAFTNDKQYLADIYPVIKESAMFYNSLVIKDEKTGWLVMSPSSSPENAFYLPNGKHASICIGATIDNQIVRDLFNNVITASLTLGKDSAFRKELQQKIALLPPPGVIAKDGRIMEWLEDYKETEPQHRHISHLWGLYPASLITAEHTPDLAAAAKKTLEVRGDDGPSWTIAYKLLFWARLQDGNRSFKLFRELLKPTVRTDINYGAGGGVYQNMLSAGPPFQIDGNFGATAGIAEMLLQSHAGFINLLPAVPDQWKAEGAVKGLKARGNFTVDFAWKDGKVTSYRITSPTPRKVKVKINGVMKEVTATKI, from the coding sequence TTGAGCAGAAGTATTATCACAATTATCGTCGCGGCTTTACCGGCAGCCTACAGCACGGCGCAAAGCCACGTATTGGAATTAAAGTATGACAAACCGGCAAAGGTATGGGAGGAAACCCTGCCGCTGGGTAATGGCCGTTTAGGTATGATGCCCGATGGCGGCATTGCCGCAGAGAAGATCGTGCTGAACGATATCACGCTCTGGTCGGGCGCGCCGCAGGATGCCAACAATTATGAAGCTTATAAGCAACTGCCCCGCATCAGGCAGTTGCTGAAAGAGGGCCGGAATGATGAAGCACAGGCCCTGATGGACAAAGACTTCATCTGTACCGGCAAGGGCTCTGGCAGTGTACCTTTTGGCTGTTACCAGGTATTGGGAGAATTGCAGATACAGTTTGAAGGTGCGGGCAACAGTACACCTGAACAGTATGAGAGAACGCTTTCGCTGGAACAGGCCATGGCCATCTGCAGTTACAAGGCAGATGGCGTTACTTATCGTCGCGAATACTTTACCAGCTATGGAGATGACCTGGGAATGATCCATTTAACGGCCGATCAGCCTGGGAAACTTAATTGCCGTGTAACGATGAGCCGCCCGGAAAGATCATCCTCGCGAACTATCGGCAATGCGCTGGAACTATATGGCCAGCTGGATAACGGCACCGATGGCAAAGGCATGCAATACCAGGCCACTGTCAAGGCCAGTTCCAAAGATGGCGCCATTAGTACGGAAGGCAATACCCTGGTGATCAGGAATGCTTCGGAGATTATCTTGTATGTAGCCGCCGGAACGGATTTCCGCAATCCTGACTTCAGAAAGAAGATCAGTCAGACCCTGGCTGCTGCTATGAAAAAAAGTTATGCCATCCAGCGGAAACAGCATATCAGCAACTACAGCAAATTGTTTAACCGGGTGCAGCTCAGCCTGGGAAAAAGCAGCGCCCGCACATTAACAACAGATCAGCGCCTGGCAGCTTTCTACAACAATGCGGCGGCCGACAATGAACTGCCGGTACTCTTTTACCAGTTCGGCCGTTACCTGCTGATATCCAGTACCAGACCCGGATTGCTGCCACCGAACTTACAGGGCCTCTGGGCAAACCAGGTACAGACACCCTGGAATGGCGACTATCACCTCGACGTCAATGTACAGATGAACCACTGGCCGGCAGAGGTGTCCAATCTCTCTGAACTTAACCTGCCCCTGGCAGCGCTGGTAAAAGGATTAGTGGAACCCGGCAGAAGAAGCGCAAGGGCTTATTATAATGCACCCGGCTGGGTCGCACATGTCATCACCAATGTATGGGGCTTTACAGAACCAGGTGAAAGCGCTTCCTGGGGCGCCACGAAATCCGGCTCCGGATGGTTATGCAATAACCTGTGGGAGCACTATGCGTTCACTAACGACAAGCAGTATCTGGCTGATATTTATCCAGTAATAAAGGAATCTGCCATGTTCTACAACAGCCTGGTGATCAAAGACGAAAAGACAGGCTGGCTGGTAATGTCGCCCTCATCTTCTCCGGAAAACGCATTCTATCTGCCCAATGGGAAACATGCCAGTATCTGTATCGGCGCCACCATTGATAACCAGATCGTCCGCGACCTGTTCAATAACGTCATTACAGCATCGCTTACATTAGGAAAGGACAGTGCATTCAGAAAAGAGCTGCAGCAAAAGATAGCCCTGTTGCCTCCTCCCGGTGTGATCGCCAAAGACGGCAGGATCATGGAATGGCTGGAAGATTACAAAGAGACCGAGCCGCAGCACCGGCATATCTCCCACTTGTGGGGACTGTACCCAGCATCGCTGATCACTGCGGAGCATACGCCTGATCTCGCGGCAGCTGCAAAGAAAACACTGGAAGTAAGAGGCGACGATGGCCCCAGCTGGACCATCGCTTATAAACTCTTATTCTGGGCAAGATTGCAGGACGGCAACCGCTCTTTCAAACTGTTCAGAGAACTGCTGAAACCTACTGTCAGAACAGACATCAACTATGGTGCAGGCGGAGGAGTATACCAGAATATGTTATCGGCCGGACCTCCTTTCCAGATAGATGGCAATTTCGGGGCAACCGCAGGCATTGCAGAAATGCTGTTACAGAGCCATGCAGGCTTTATTAACCTGCTGCCGGCTGTACCTGATCAATGGAAGGCGGAAGGGGCTGTAAAGGGCTTAAAAGCACGGGGAAACTTCACGGTGGACTTTGCATGGAAAGATGGTAAAGTGACCAGCTACAGGATCACTTCTCCAACTCCGCGTAAAGTCAAAGTAAAAATCAACGGCGTGATGAAAGAGGTCACTGCCACTAAAATCTGA
- a CDS encoding DUF4998 domain-containing protein, which produces MKRYHTNRIYVLACLLVLLACSKKPTDYRDFLGGEELVYPGTIANAKVLPGKNRLQLIWQPSPDPSVVKYTVYWNNKADSLTVNSTTHNTGDTVRCTISGLSEYVYSFVIYSYDAKGNRSVATEISNARVYGNVYTATLNNRLSNPENPYTILEDSSVIIRFSTPDTININTALQYTKKSGEQVQRSLAPDEDSLTLTDYKFGTPVLYKSSYIPVRDALDTFYTLQNDTFPTIFRQVVCDKSLFTELNLYGDMGIYQSDTRVSKLWDGSVGPQGYPNIFHSDGNSGMPRVLSFDMGKVYNNLGQIEETGRDCCNNPDQFEVWGIADITNAVPELDSRDGGWKAAMQAKGWTLLKEVIRTDNGNAPYKTSLISNPPPVRYIRIRVLHNANGENNYVNMSELTFWNKE; this is translated from the coding sequence ATGAAACGCTATCATACAAACAGAATATATGTGCTGGCCTGCTTGCTCGTATTGCTGGCCTGTAGTAAAAAGCCTACTGATTACCGCGACTTCCTCGGTGGAGAAGAACTGGTGTATCCGGGCACTATAGCCAATGCTAAAGTATTGCCAGGCAAGAATCGCCTGCAACTGATCTGGCAGCCCAGCCCTGACCCCAGTGTTGTGAAGTATACCGTGTACTGGAACAACAAGGCAGACTCCCTTACTGTCAATTCCACCACGCACAATACCGGCGATACTGTCAGGTGTACAATATCCGGCCTGTCGGAATATGTGTACTCCTTTGTGATATACTCCTATGATGCCAAAGGCAACAGATCTGTGGCCACAGAGATCAGTAATGCAAGAGTATATGGTAATGTGTACACCGCAACGCTCAACAACAGGCTGAGTAACCCGGAAAATCCTTATACCATCCTGGAAGACAGTTCCGTCATCATCCGCTTCTCTACACCCGATACGATCAATATTAACACTGCGCTGCAATACACAAAAAAGAGCGGAGAACAGGTACAGCGCTCACTGGCACCGGATGAAGACTCGCTCACACTGACAGACTATAAGTTCGGCACTCCGGTGTTGTACAAGTCGTCCTATATCCCCGTAAGGGATGCTTTGGATACTTTCTACACCTTGCAGAATGATACATTTCCGACTATCTTCAGACAGGTAGTGTGCGACAAAAGCCTCTTCACTGAATTAAACCTTTATGGCGATATGGGTATCTATCAGTCTGATACACGGGTGAGTAAGCTGTGGGACGGATCTGTTGGTCCGCAGGGATATCCGAACATCTTCCATAGTGACGGCAACAGTGGAATGCCCAGAGTGCTCAGCTTTGATATGGGCAAAGTATACAATAACCTTGGCCAGATAGAAGAAACGGGCAGGGATTGTTGTAACAACCCCGACCAGTTTGAAGTATGGGGTATTGCAGATATCACAAATGCGGTTCCGGAGCTGGATTCCCGTGACGGCGGCTGGAAAGCGGCTATGCAGGCAAAAGGTTGGACATTGCTGAAGGAAGTGATCAGGACCGACAACGGCAATGCGCCCTATAAAACATCGCTGATCAGCAATCCGCCGCCGGTACGTTATATCCGGATCAGGGTGTTGCACAATGCCAATGGAGAGAACAATTATGTAAATATGTCCGAACTCACGTTCTGGAACAAAGAATAG
- a CDS encoding DUF4959 domain-containing protein produces MKYSKHHIHQLLLLLIVMAAVPLSCKRLDGYNEIVSTDMTQPGPVTDVKVVNFNGGAYITYKLPNSSNILYVQAEYKINDNTSRQSKSSYYSDSITVSGFAKSQDYEVVLRTVSRAQVSSEPVKVTVHPDTPPYLLTRPTVTMQQDFGGVNITCLNKTKANLGIITIAPDATNKYQIIAQNYTNEDTITFSLRGYDTIPHQFGVYVTDQWGNISDTLLSTITPVFEAQMDKSLFQAYPLGTDARTGFGWVIQYLWNGTAQSPGYHTEQPIQPLVWPAVITFDMGKAARLSRYTIWNRGIDGSGNWLWQAGAPQRWVLWGREDQPVDETMPDEHNLPPVGGQTPNGWINLGVFDAPGKPSRLPNPQYTNADLAFWNAGFSYNFPLNLPKVRYMRFECLSNMAQTNNFFNVTELTFWGDPR; encoded by the coding sequence ATGAAATACAGCAAACATCATATACATCAACTTTTATTACTGCTGATCGTTATGGCAGCAGTACCGCTGTCCTGCAAAAGACTGGATGGCTACAATGAAATAGTGTCCACCGATATGACACAGCCCGGGCCGGTCACTGACGTAAAAGTGGTGAATTTCAACGGGGGAGCATATATCACTTATAAATTGCCTAACTCCTCAAATATCCTCTATGTGCAGGCAGAGTACAAGATCAATGACAATACCAGCAGGCAGTCAAAGTCCTCCTATTACTCCGACAGCATTACGGTAAGTGGTTTTGCCAAGAGCCAGGACTATGAAGTGGTGCTGCGTACAGTAAGCCGTGCACAGGTATCGTCAGAGCCTGTAAAGGTAACGGTACATCCTGATACGCCTCCTTACCTGCTCACCCGCCCGACGGTGACCATGCAACAGGATTTTGGTGGCGTGAACATCACCTGCCTCAATAAGACAAAAGCAAACCTGGGTATCATTACCATAGCGCCCGACGCTACGAATAAGTACCAGATCATCGCACAGAATTATACCAACGAAGACACCATTACGTTCAGTCTCCGGGGCTATGATACCATCCCTCATCAATTCGGGGTATATGTTACAGACCAGTGGGGAAATATCTCTGACACGCTGCTCTCTACCATTACGCCTGTCTTTGAAGCCCAGATGGACAAGTCCCTGTTCCAGGCCTATCCCCTGGGAACGGACGCCAGAACAGGCTTTGGATGGGTGATCCAATACCTGTGGAACGGCACCGCGCAATCTCCCGGCTATCATACAGAACAACCCATCCAGCCATTGGTATGGCCCGCAGTGATCACATTTGACATGGGCAAGGCCGCCAGGTTAAGCCGCTATACTATATGGAACAGGGGAATAGATGGTAGTGGCAACTGGTTATGGCAGGCAGGAGCGCCACAGCGATGGGTGTTGTGGGGAAGAGAAGATCAGCCGGTAGACGAGACCATGCCGGACGAGCACAACCTGCCTCCTGTCGGTGGCCAGACGCCTAATGGCTGGATCAACCTCGGTGTGTTCGATGCACCGGGCAAACCTTCCAGATTACCGAACCCACAGTATACTAATGCAGACCTGGCATTCTGGAATGCGGGCTTCAGCTATAATTTTCCGCTGAACCTGCCGAAGGTAAGGTACATGCGCTTCGAATGCCTTTCCAATATGGCGCAGACTAACAACTTTTTTAACGTGACTGAGCTGACCTTCTGGGGAGATCCGAGATAA
- a CDS encoding RagB/SusD family nutrient uptake outer membrane protein produces MRSITKQLLCAIACIAILIQPSCKKYLDVVPDDVATLESAFANANETQAYLFGCYATLQAMADVRRNAGFTTSGEIMFPYPLQDQTTLGGGGGDAGFSIIRGLQNSANPLLNYWDGYNMGLNMWQAIRKCNIFLENSHIALDLPEFQRKRWNAEAKFLKAYFHYWLIRMYGPIPIVDANLPVNASIDQVRIKQQPVDSCFNYVVRLLDEAIADLPPVIQNLAAEQGRISGTIAKAVKAEVLVTQASPLFNGNPDYASMKRNDGTRLFPAEYDDTKWVRAMNACKEAIDAATAAGADLYQLRISGGVVHMSDATRRLLTIQGAFVDSWNTEQVWTLNPQFGWQYMASPRVTAEAAANVFAVYSNFSVPIGQSELFYSSNGVPINEDRFWDYKNRYKLQAGDDTHAYYIKKGYTTVKGNFDREPRYYADVAFDGSVWFGSGNLDDNNPNYVNAVNGFAAPPDQLRYNATGYWAKKLVPYQTTFGQNSVQQNYSWPFMRLTGLWLLYAECLNEVNGPGAEVYMWIDKVRERAGLQGVVASWSQYSNNPNKCNSKDGLRAIIHQERRIETAFEGQAGWDLRRWKELQNVLSTPLLGWNVFNRTTEGYYQIRIAQQTAFGLKNYLYPIQDYDLLTNPNLVQTLYW; encoded by the coding sequence ATGAGATCCATTACAAAACAACTACTTTGTGCAATCGCCTGCATCGCTATATTAATACAGCCTTCCTGTAAAAAATACCTGGACGTCGTACCCGACGACGTTGCCACATTGGAAAGTGCTTTTGCCAATGCCAATGAAACACAGGCCTATTTATTCGGTTGCTATGCCACACTGCAAGCCATGGCAGATGTGCGCAGGAACGCAGGCTTCACTACCTCCGGCGAAATAATGTTCCCTTATCCATTGCAGGACCAGACCACGCTTGGCGGTGGAGGCGGCGATGCCGGCTTCAGTATCATCCGCGGTTTGCAGAACAGCGCTAACCCGCTGCTGAACTACTGGGATGGTTATAACATGGGCCTGAACATGTGGCAGGCTATCAGGAAATGTAACATCTTCCTTGAGAACTCTCACATCGCACTCGACCTGCCGGAATTCCAGCGCAAAAGGTGGAATGCGGAAGCTAAATTCCTCAAAGCATACTTCCACTATTGGCTGATCAGGATGTATGGTCCTATCCCTATCGTGGATGCGAACCTCCCGGTGAATGCTTCCATTGATCAGGTAAGGATCAAACAGCAACCTGTAGACTCCTGCTTTAACTATGTGGTACGTCTACTGGATGAAGCCATTGCGGACCTGCCGCCTGTGATCCAGAACCTGGCTGCAGAACAGGGACGCATCAGCGGCACGATTGCAAAAGCAGTAAAGGCGGAAGTACTCGTAACACAGGCCAGCCCTTTGTTTAACGGCAATCCCGACTATGCTTCCATGAAACGGAACGATGGCACAAGACTTTTCCCTGCTGAATATGACGATACAAAATGGGTACGCGCAATGAATGCCTGTAAGGAGGCGATTGACGCTGCTACCGCTGCAGGCGCAGATCTTTATCAGCTGCGGATATCCGGAGGTGTGGTACATATGTCAGATGCTACCCGCAGACTGCTCACCATACAGGGCGCCTTTGTAGACAGCTGGAATACTGAGCAGGTATGGACCCTCAATCCACAGTTCGGATGGCAGTATATGGCCTCACCACGCGTCACCGCAGAAGCCGCCGCCAATGTGTTTGCTGTGTATTCCAATTTTTCTGTACCTATCGGGCAATCTGAATTGTTTTACAGCAGCAATGGTGTACCTATCAATGAAGACAGGTTCTGGGACTATAAGAACCGCTATAAGCTGCAGGCGGGCGATGATACACATGCCTACTACATCAAAAAAGGATATACCACGGTGAAGGGCAACTTCGACAGGGAACCGCGTTACTATGCCGATGTTGCTTTTGATGGCAGCGTATGGTTCGGATCGGGTAACCTGGACGACAACAATCCTAATTACGTGAACGCCGTGAATGGCTTTGCTGCACCGCCCGACCAGCTGCGTTACAACGCAACAGGTTACTGGGCTAAAAAACTGGTGCCTTATCAAACTACCTTCGGACAAAACAGTGTACAACAGAACTACTCATGGCCTTTCATGCGCCTCACGGGGCTATGGCTGCTGTATGCAGAATGCCTGAATGAAGTAAATGGCCCTGGTGCAGAAGTATATATGTGGATCGACAAGGTAAGGGAAAGAGCCGGTCTCCAGGGAGTAGTAGCATCCTGGTCACAATATTCCAACAATCCTAATAAATGCAATTCGAAAGATGGATTAAGGGCTATCATTCACCAGGAAAGAAGGATTGAAACTGCTTTCGAGGGACAGGCGGGCTGGGACCTGCGCAGATGGAAAGAGCTCCAGAATGTGTTGAGCACTCCCCTGCTGGGATGGAATGTATTTAACAGAACAACCGAGGGTTATTACCAGATCAGGATCGCACAGCAGACAGCCTTTGGCCTGAAGAACTACCTGTATCCCATACAGGACTACGATCTTTTAACCAACCCTAACCTGGTGCAAACGCTTTACTGGTAA